From Xyrauchen texanus isolate HMW12.3.18 chromosome 36, RBS_HiC_50CHRs, whole genome shotgun sequence, one genomic window encodes:
- the aipl1 gene encoding aryl-hydrocarbon-interacting protein-like 1, whose protein sequence is MEDSMMLGVEGIKKTILYGGSKEMPKFVTGTKVTFHFCTQLCNDEHTIIDDSKKAGTPMEMVIGNMFKLDVWETLLTSMRIGEVARFWCDVIHTGLYPIVAKSLRRIAEGKDPVDWHIHTCGMANMFAYHSLGYDDLDELQKEPQPLYFVLELLKVQQPSEYDRESWALNDEERLKAVPVLHGQGNKLFKQGRFEDATLKYKEAIVCIKNVQTKKKAWDVPWLKLEKMANTLTLNYCQCLLRMEEYYEVIEHTSDIINQHPGTMKAFYLRGKAHMEVWNEAEARDDFTRVQDLDPGMKKTIKKELAVLKMRMELKNEEDRQTYKGMFTKIAGEQKTPDQETSAETTLAEEQTNVKLANSRGVFPPEETTPDQMTVLTGFDYVIPDQSTPEEAISKETTLEKATLEQSSTEIETPEQTTREQATQELTNTVQTILEPSTPEHITPDQAALVSLSPEEITPNHTAPVNESPESSNNEAQQ, encoded by the exons ATGGAAGACAGCATGATGCTAGGTGTTGAAGGGATCAAGAAGACGATATTGTATGGAGGGTCCAAAGAGATGCCCAAATTTGTCACAGGAACTAAG GTGACCTTCCATTTCTGCACCCAGCTCTGCAACGATGAGCACACCATCATAGATGACAGTAAAAAGGCCGGTACACCCATGGAAATGGTGATTGGGAACATGTTTAAACTTGATGTCTGGGAGACTCTGCTCACGTCCATGCGCATAGGGGAGGTGGCCAGGTTCTGGTGTGATGTCATC CACACTGGGTTGTACCCTATAGTGGCAAAGAGTCTGCGGCGTATTGCGGAGGGGAAGGATCCAGTGGACTGGCATATTCATACCTGCGGCATGGCCAATATGTTTGCCTACCACAGCCTGGGCTATGATGATTTGGACGAGCTTCAGAAAGAACCACAGCCTCTTTACTTTGTGCTAGAACTTCTAAAG gTACAACAGCCCAGTGAGTATGACAGAGAGTCATGGGCTCTGAATGATGAGGAGAGACTGAAGGCAGTACCTGTGCTTCATGGTCAAGGGAACAAGCTCTTTAAACAGGGTCGTTTCGAGGATGCCACACTGAAGTATAAGGAGGCTATTGTGTGTATCAAGAATGTGCAGACAAAG AAAAAGGCATGGGACGTTCCCTGGTTAAAACTGGAGAAGATGGCCAACACTCTCACTTTAAACTACTGCCAGTGTCTGTTGCGCATGGAGGAGTACTATGAGGTCATTGAACACACATCTGACATCATCAACCAACATCCTG GGACGATGAAAGCCTTCTACCTGCGTGGCAAAGCACATATGGAAGTGTGGAATGAAGCAGAAGCAAGAGATGATTTCACAAGGGTGCAGGATCTGGACCCAGGCATGAAAAAGACAATCAAAAAGGAGCTAGCAGTTCTCAAAATGCGTATGGAGTTAAAAAATGaggaagacagacagacgtaCAAAGGCATGTTCACAAAAATAGCAGGAGAGCAAAAGACTCCAGATCAGGAGACTTCTGCTGAAACAActctggctgaagaacaaacaaatgtaaaactAGCAAACTCCAGAGGAGTTTTTCCTCCTGAGGAAACCACTCCAGATCAAATGACTGTGCTAACAGGCTTTGATTATGTGATCCCAGATCAATCAACTCCAGAGGAAGCGATTTCAAAAGAAACCACTTTAGAGAAAGCAACTCTAGAACAATCATCTACAGAGATTGAGACTCCAGAACAGACTACTAGAGAACAAGCAACTCAAGAACTAACTAACACAGTTCAGACAATTCTGGAGCCATCAACTCCAGAGCACATAACTCCAGACCAAGCAGCCCTGGTATCACTTTCTCCAGAAGAAATTACTCCAAATCACACAGCACCAGTCAATGAATCTCCAGAGAGTTCCAACAATGAAGCTCAACAATGA